AATGTGATGATCTGGTGTTTATTTAGACCAGGCCTCTCTGTCCAGTCAGGggtctgttaattaaatttactGTACTGTATGAACATCCATTGGTGAATCCAATTAATGCAACAGCTTTGGGCTAACTCCTGTCTGCTTAAATACTGAGTTCTGAGTTGAGGCATCTAATAGTTTGTCCACTGTCTGTTcacatggaagatgttcaacagaaacacaaggagactctgcgggcacaaactgaaacactgagagtgaacacgatcctgatgacggagaaggtgaaggttttccagctggttgatcaatacactgagctcacggtcatttctactgttcgagatcggagactggtggaacatgagctgctggaaagaggcagagaccacgaggagtggagagaaaaacatctcCGTGGtaagctggaaaaaatccggactgatcagctgttccagagcagcttttcccggagtaaCTCTGAATCTGGGAATTCGGCAGCAGTTGCTGGAGACCCAGGGATCGGGAAAaccacaatggtacaaaagattgtttatgactgggtcACGGGGAAAATATatcaacaattccagtttgtcttcagtttcaaattccggggtTTAAACTTCATTAACCACAGAATAAACCTGACAGAACtcattctggatcagtatccttactttgcaaatatcctgagagaggtctggaagaacccagagggattgctgtttatattcgatggtttggatgaattcaatgacgcaattgattttgctgacagtcggagagatacagaaACTTGGTCcacatgcacagatcctgaattcaagtgcaaggtgtctgatattgtgtacagtttaatccagggcaagctgctcccagggtgttcagtgctggtgaccacccgccccactgcgttacatttattgaaaAAGACTGAGATCAGTGTcagggctgaaatcctgggattttctggtgaggaacggaagaaatatttcttcaggtattttgaagatcagacggtggcagcagctgttttcagacatgtgaaggagaacgagatcctgtacagcatgagctacaacccctcctactgctcgATCcttgctctggcactgggccccttcttcacaccaaatgtcagggacccgcagcgagtgcccaagaccatcacccaactgtactcctactatatttacaacatcctgaaaaaccacagccgtgagattgagaacccccgtgatatgttactcagggttggtcagatggccttcagaggagtgtccgagaagaagattgtgtttacagatggggatttgatcaactacaatctgcagccttcccagttcctgtccgggttcctgatggagcttttggagagagaggattctgcccggaatgtggtgtacacattcccacacctcaccatccaagagtttgtagctgcagtcgcacaattcctgaatccacatcccggggatatctTGAAATTCCTCACTGGAGCCCACAATAccacagatgggcgatttgaagtatttctccgttttgttgctggacTCTCCAACCCAaagacagctcggggcctggaggagtttctgggtccatttcctcatcaaacaacctgccgggtgattgactgggtgaaggaggaggttataCGCCAGATAAATATCTCTGCTGGTGAAGATGATACAAGGaacctcctgaacacattgcactacctgtttgagtctcagaatacTGGACTGGCTCGAGgcacactgggatctgtggaaaaacTTTCATTCAGTGAAATGCCACTGTCCCCGATTGACTGCGGGAtcctgtctcatgtcattggactctgtgatacaataaaacacctctgTTTTTGGAACTGCCGTATTCAGTTTGAAGGAATACAGCGGCTGGGATCCGGGCtacacaagtgccaggagttgaggtaaccagatttctctctcactctgaaatgtgaaactgttccattgtgttgtttcaatgcgAAGGAAATTGGGTAAAATCGGAGTAAATCAGATTGCGAAAAATTGTGACAAATGACCAGGGGACCGGTCAGTAATTCCACAGGGACGAGGGTTCTGTGGTTCTTTCTGATGGGATTTGGAGACTCCATCAGATCATGAACAACAGCCATTCGTTTAGTTGTAGTAAATCACAGGATTGGCCATGTTTCTCGCtccctgtgacacgtccattgacattATTCCTTCTCAATGTTAATGACAACTAGACCAACACAAACTGTAAGCGGGTGTGTAGGAACTTCCCACCATTTTCCCATTGACATGAGAGTGTAAGCTGTCTTTCCCAGTGAGAGCTTTAGAAATGCGGCTGTGAGATTGGCCTCCTCTGCCCTTCCCTGTGACAGactatctccatctctccaccTGTGTGACTTTTCTCAATCGCCAGTACCCAGGCACTATGTGGGCATCTTTTCTCCCGATTGTGGACCTCAGTTTAGACCAACCTCTCCCATGGATCTATGTCTGCATCAGCTCCTCTTGTAGGAGCATCTTTTCTCAACActatactcctgtgggatctctgtgcACACTTCCATTCCCACTGTTGGACCTCTCTGCGGAAGTCTCATTCCTACTGTGTGTTCATTTCTCCCCATCCTTCTGTCgggtctctcttccccactcCATTTCCCCCATGGGGGCTTCTCTTCCCACagcctgtggaatctctcttccacatccccattcctgctgtgggttctctcttcccAGTCCTCCTTCCCCctatgagatctctcttccccacccctttCCTGTTGTCAGCTCTCTTCCCCGTCCTCCTCCCCTTGTGATATCTCTAATCTCCACCCCCATTACCCTTGTGGGAACTCTTCTCGAatccccttcctccggtgggatctcaATTCCCTCTCGCCATTCGTTCTTTTGGATCTGTCTTCCCCATCTcgttcctccagtgggatctttaTTCCCTAACTCCTTCTTCCTGTCGGGATCACTTCCCCACCCCCTTTCCTCTGTCGGCTTCTCCCTTGCTCATtccattcatcctgtggggatcacttccccatcccccttcctctgtcGGGTTCTCCCTTGCTCATTCCATTTCTCCTGTCGGGATCACTTCCCCATCCCCTGTCGGGTTCTCCCTTGCtcattcccttcctcctgtgaggttCTCTCTtgcccatccccatctctccaaaAGGAATCTCTCTTCCGCATTCCGCTTTCTCCTCTGGAGTCCTTCTACCCCATTTCCATTCCTGCTATGTGGAATCACTCTTCCCCAcacccttcatcctgtgggatctctcttccccatctcccttcttcCTCTCAGAATCACTTTTCCTCATTCCCCATCGCCCTGTGGGGATCCCTGTTCcttgttccccttcctcctgtggggatcATTTTTCCCATCACTTTTCCTGTGTTGCGGGTCTCTGCGCGCATCTCCCATGGAGATTTTCCCACCCACAATTCTTCCTTTCAGTGGGACGATCTCTCACCCTTCAACCCTGCCCCTTCCGACATTCTCACATCAGGAACACTATTCTAACTGTTGGGGAACGAGACAGAATATGGGAAATTACAGTCACATTGACAGTAAATTACTGACATTCAGTAGTGAAAtttgacagtggtgggaatccCAATCAGTGATATACTGAAGCATTTCATTTTTCCAGAAATATCCGAATGACAGATATTCCCTCATACCCATGGTTTCAATCTATTTGTTCATTAGTTTTCtctttgtgtttagacttgggagtaatgacctgggagattcaggagtgaaactggtgtctgcggctctgaggaacccagagtgtaaaatacagaaactgcggtaagtaccagactgttggagattgtgtttacagttacTGGGTGTCAGAAATTGAACATCAAGCTGAtaagtaattgtgttactgataaacacttgGAATTTCTGATGTCTCCTGTCTGTGTgtccttcactctcactctctctctctctcaaccccaggcTGAACGATGTTGGCCTCACAggttctggtgccgaggatctcgcctccaCTCTCAGTGCAAACCGTACACTTACAGAGCTGAACCTGAGTGTTAATAAACTggaagattcaggagtgaaactggtgtctgcggctctgaggaacccggagtgtaaaatacagaaactgtggtaagtaccagactgtgagagTTTGTTTACAGTCACTGCGTGTCTGACCTTTTACATTGATATGATCAATAATTTTGTTACAGATAAACACTAGGGATTTGTattgtctcctgtctctctgtgtccttcaccctcactctctctcatctccaggctgtggaAAGTTGGTCTCacggattctggtgccgaggatcttgtctcggctctcagtacaaaccaatcactgacggagctggacctgagATTAAACTCGCTAACGGACCGATCTGTCCCTGCTCTCCGTCGCCTGATACTGTCCGTCCAAAGTCTGGCCTATATTGAGTGAGTATTCTTGTCAATGCTCAGTGTGATAAAATATCAGTGGATCCGCGGGTTCACCGGTGATATTTGTTCGTCAGCGTTGTTGAAATATTAACCCCAATCCCCTGTTACACTCACTGTTGTATCATTTGTTTATTTCCTCTGTATTCTTCCCTCTGTTTCAGGCTGTGGAGAAATCACTTCAGTGAGACTGGGGAGatggaactgagatctctgcaggaagtcagacccggactgacagtgaacctgtgaacatctgaatgagTGAACATCCCCGCTCAAGGGATGGGGACATTTTGGTCGATTCCTCACCATCCCCTTTAATGACAACACTCCGGGTTTAATTCCCAATGGTTCTAACGGGTCACGTTTCCAACCAAGCACTCTGTGATGTCGGAGGTGTTTCCGCAGGCATGTAATTTCCCTTTGTGACCAGCGGCGCTATTTCTGCTGGATGTCCCGGTCTGAGAGTTCATTTAAGTGAGACCTTGGGGAAATACACAGATAGAAGAGgcggggctcagtctgggacaccggtgtcTGGGGTGGGATTATCCTGAGAGAGAACACTATTGCTCACTATGCTGAGGAAAATACATTTAGGAGTCTGTCCGAAATTACGATGTTAAATGAGTAAGTACCTTGGTAGCGACCCTGGAACTGCAGCGATCTCGGACACTGTCCTGAAATGTGATTTTATAACCATCGGTTTCCTGAAGCAGAGTGAtagtgagaaacgggactgatgaTTCAATCTGTTTACTCGTTGTTACTGGTGTGTGACTCTGAGTGAATCAGGAATAGCTTATTTATTTCCGCAAGTTAGCAGGTTACACGTTGTttaatttacatttacatttgtcatgtgtgttggcgcgtggcctagtggacaaGGCATCGGACTagcaacctgaaggtcactgtttCGAGCCTGAGCTGAGGCAGCGAGTTGGTGTCCTTGAGCAACGCACTAAACACATTGCTCTGTGGCACCGGGGCCTAGTGCTcgtcccttggacaacatcggtggcgtggagaggggacagcttgcagcctgggcaactgctggtctcccatcaAAAAACCCTGGAaatgaaaccttccaaggcgcaaatccatggtctcatgagactaatggaTGACTATTATtatgatgaaatcaataaactgCTGTAACTTGATTTGTGTTGGACTTGATTTGAGTTTGTTCGGGAACCCTATCACACACAGCGAACCAGAGCTTCTCGCAGAGGCACAGCTGAGGGAGAGGAAAGTTTGTTACCCTGGATCCCGTAACCCCCACAGCACCCACGCTGATCCCGCGCTTTTCTCGCTCCTGCCCCCCACACTTTCATTGTTCCCGCCCCCACTCTTTCCTCGCTCTCGCTACCGACCTTTCTTCCCGTCCGCCCCGCGCTCCCAAACTCTGTCCACGTCTGAACCAAAACACAGCCTAAAACCCTGTTTTTTTCTGCCATCCCTTTGCCTATCTGATAGTCCCTTAAATGTcttgaatgtatctgcctcaatcaCCACGCTCCGCAGTGCTTCCAGACATATGCCTCTTTttgtataaataaaataaaccccGAAACCTTTTCCAACACCGTAACCTTGCCTATCTTAACATTTCTTAAAGGTTTCCAAtgaatctgcctctatcaccaccccacgCAATATAGCCCACACACCAGCAGTCTGTAAAAAAAGTAAACCCTGCACCTCATATATCCTTTGGAATTACCCCCATCTCACCTTTAAAATGAGTCCTCTGtgatttgacatttcaacctCAGGGAAAATACTGTCTGTCTGGtatatctatgtctctcataaattGTATAAAATTCAGCAGATCTACTCTTAGCCTCTCCCGCTCCTGAAACGACAACCCCAGTTTGTCAAAACTCTCAGTATAGtgcatgctttctaatccaggaggcatcctggttAGCGCCGGCTGTATCCTCCGCAAAGCCTCAATGTCTTTCCGCTGATGGGGCCACCAGAGTTCATTACAGACTATCCAGAGTTTTGTAAACTCTCCATGGTAGCATCTTCCTTGAAAATCAACTAGCCCTTATCtcattaagtagcctcatgtgcagcaccttgtcaaacaccCTCTGGAAAAACAAGTAAAccatatccactgactctcctttgttgatGCTGATTGTTATATTCTCAAAAATTTGCAACAGGTTTCCCATTAAGGAACCTATGCAGACTTTGCCCTAATTTTTCATGTATCCGGACATCTCATCCTCCAACAGTTTCCTAACCATGAAGTAAGACTaattggcctacaatttcctattgttgcctccctcctttctcaaGAAGTGGCGTGACATGTGCAATTTCCAATCCACAGGAACCATTTCAGATTCAAGCAGTTCACCAAGGACACCAATAATGCCTCTGCGATCTCTTTAGCTACTTTTTCAGAAATCTGGTGTGTAGTAGAGactgtgttgactggctgcgtcacggCTTGCTACGGAAACAGCAAAGGAATTGAAacgaaaatcctacaagaagtaatgGATTCGGCACAGTGGTTCATGGGTAAAATACGCCAAACTATTGAGTACCCctgagagattggggctgagagaaacaGGCCAGTTTATAGATATAGCTCTGAGAGAGTGAAAGTGAGAGACACAGGCCAGTGTGTGAATATGAACCTGAGAGAGTAGACAGAGagccctccttctcccttccccatcccactttcactctgcctcctcttctagctgcctatcacctctctcatgattctgccttcttctactacccatagtgctttccccttacattccttcttcacctcttctgcctatcaccttcctgcttcccctcccccacctcttgatctttcctctgattggcttttcacctggcaccttccaccctccccggcattctttatagggcccctgcccccttgttcttcagtcttgatgaatggtctcggcccgaaacgttgactgttcatttcaacggatgctgcccaacctgctgagttcatccagcttgtttgtacgtgttgagtgTAAAATATGTCCCTGGGAGagcaggactgagagacactggccAGTTTATTTATATACTCCTCAGAGAGTGAGTCGGAGAGATACTGGTCGCTGGATGTATATACAGCGATAGTGAataatagtgaatgatcagccatgatctcagaatggcggtgcagactcgaggggccgaatggtctacttctgcacctattgtctattgtctattgtatataTCACTGTGACAGAGGGAATGACTGAACAGAgactgaggacgagcttgctcccagtgaggtaaggctgggtaaagtcctttaattaatctaattagcttagaagaaggtaatggaggcagcagttagggcagtcgagagctccgtttgcagtatttaggaagtcagggcgagctcaattgtccctgatgactacacatgtaaaaggtgcatccagctgcagctcctgacaaaccacgttagggaactggagctggacctGGATGAACTTCTGATCATTTGCCAGGCAGAGACAGTAATAGACAAGAGTTTCAGAGAGCTAGTCACCtctaaaagtcaggaggcaggtagctggatgactcaggacagggaaggggaatagacaggaagagcagatctcacctgtggccgttcccatcaacaataagtgtaCCGTTTTAGGATACTGTTGGTGGTgccgacctaccagggacaagttgtagtggccgcgtttctggcaccgagactagacactcagctcagaaaggaaggagggaaaagaggagagcagtagtgataggggatacgatagttagggggacagataagaggttctgtgggagagatcgagaatctcggatggtctgttgcctccctggtgtcagggTCCACGGTATCTCGGATCGAATTCTCAGTAttttcaagagggagggtgagcagccggatattgtccatgtagggaccaatgacgtggataggaagaaggaggaggtcctacaaagagagtttagggagttaggtacaaatttgaaggacaggacctccagggttgcaatctcaggattgctccccgtgccacgtgctagtgaggctagaaataggaagataatgcagctaaatacgtggctaaggagatggagcaggagggagggcttaatGATTCTGGCCAATTGGGCttccttccagggaaggtgggacctgttccgacgggacggtttacacctgaactggaaggggaataACCTACCTGAACGGGTAGGTTAGCTAGTGCTGCTCTGGCGgtttttaaactagatttgcagggggaggggaaccagagtgttagaacagatggtgaggtggaggaggataaagtttcTTGCGATAACTGCTTGTgtagacagaaatcaaaggtttgtatgtgataaaaatgttctcaggtgcccaACTGGGGAAGAGGCGTCTGGCTTTCAAATAGAGAAAGATAGGAGAcagagtgtgagggaggataggtaggtgatagagaagggaccgaaggtttgagatgtatattttaacgcaaggagcgTTATgtacaaagcggatgagctcacagcgtggatcagtacttggagatatgatgtggtggccattacagagacttggatggctcagggacaggaatagttATTTCAAGTTTTTACATGcttcaggaaggacagggagggaggcaaaagaggtgggggtgtggtactgttcatcagagatagtgtcacggctgcaggaaaggtagaagtcatgaagggattgtctacggagtctctgtgggtggcgATTAGGAACAGgatggggtcaataactttactgggtgtccTGACAGGCCGCTCAATAGTAACAGGTATATAGAGGAGTAGATAGGGAAAcacatcctggaaaggtgtaataataacagagttgtcgtgttgggagattttaatttcacaaatattaATTGGTATCTCCCTGCAGCAAAGGatatagatggggtagagtttattaggtgtgctcaggaaggtttcttgacacaatatgtagataagccgacaagaggggaggctgtacttgatctgctattgggaaataaacctggtcaactgtcagatctctcagtgggagagaattttggagatagtgaccacaattctatctcttttaccatcgCATTCGAGACGGATAGGAACAGGCAATTTAGGGAAacctttaattggagtaaggggaactatgaggctatcaggctggaacttggaagcataaattggaaacagatgtcctcagggaaacataccgaagaaatgtagaaaatgttcaggggatatttgcgtggggttctgagtaggtacgttccaatgagacatggaaaggatgggagggtacaagatccgtggtgcacaaaggctgctgtaaatctagtcaagaagaaaagaagagcttacgaaagattcaaaaaacgaggtaatgatatgaatctggaagattataagactggcaggaaggagcttaagaatgaaatcagga
This DNA window, taken from Hypanus sabinus isolate sHypSab1 unplaced genomic scaffold, sHypSab1.hap1 scaffold_1949, whole genome shotgun sequence, encodes the following:
- the LOC132387532 gene encoding NACHT, LRR and PYD domains-containing protein 3-like; the encoded protein is MEKGSRARRVMWETFVKMRIGVPKLEKILKEIQEHGCDSSHRPIPAQHLLKILSELKDVQQKHKETLRAQTETLRVNTILMTEKVKVFQLVDQYTELTVISTVRDRRLVEHELLERGRDHEEWREKHLRGKLEKIRTDQLFQSSFSRSNSESGNSAAVAGDPGIGKTTMVQKIVYDWVTGKIYQQFQFVFSFKFRGLNFINHRINLTELILDQYPYFANILREVWKNPEGLLFIFDGLDEFNDAIDFADSRRDTETWSTCTDPEFKCKVSDIVYSLIQGKLLPGCSVLVTTRPTALHLLKKTEISVRAEILGFSGEERKKYFFRYFEDQTVAAAVFRHVKENEILYSMSYNPSYCSILALALGPFFTPNVRDPQRVPKTITQLYSYYIYNILKNHSREIENPRDMLLRVGQMAFRGVSEKKIVFTDGDLINYNLQPSQFLSGFLMELLEREDSARNVVYTFPHLTIQEFVAAVAQFLNPHPGDILKFLTGAHNTTDGRFEVFLRFVAGLSNPKTARGLEEFLGPFPHQTTCRVIDWVKEEVIRQINISAGEDDTRNLLNTLHYLFESQNTGLARGTLGSVEKLSFSEMPLSPIDCGILSHVIGLCDTIKHLCFWNCRIQFEGIQRLGSGLHKCQELRLGSNDLGDSGVKLVSAALRNPECKIQKLRLNDVGLTGSGAEDLASTLSANRTLTELNLSVNKLEDSGVKLVSAALRNPECKIQKLWLWKVGLTDSGAEDLVSALSTNQSLTELDLRLNSLTDRSVPALRRLILSVQSLAYIELWRNHFSETGEMELRSLQEVRPGLTVNL